The following coding sequences are from one Gossypium raimondii isolate GPD5lz chromosome 4, ASM2569854v1, whole genome shotgun sequence window:
- the LOC105779417 gene encoding protein PLASTID MOVEMENT IMPAIRED 1: MATATGRRNSNTQLLDELEALSQSLYQSHISTTRRTASLALPRSSLPPTDEVPEVKFEDNKHSARPRARRLSLSPWRSRPKADDQNDNQVQATRPNQLEAKAVSTEKKGIWNWKPIRALTHIGMQKLSCLLSVEVVTAQGLPASMNGLRLSVCVRKKETKDGAVNTMPSRVSQGAADFEETLFVRCHVYCSSGNGKPTKFEPRPFWIYLVAVDAEELDFGRNTVDLSLLIQESVEKSYEGTRVRQWDKSFNLLGKAKGGELIVKLGFQIMEKDGGIGIYNQASGGLQSTKSKNFSASFARKQSKTSFSVPSPRMMSRSEAWTPSQTGVTPDLQGLDDLNLDEPATVPSSSVSVQKSEEPEKMEEIDLPEFDVEDKGVEIQEKELKEAEEEEPEDNKSVSSEVVKEMVNDQLHKTRLTELDSIARQIKALESMMGDEKIVKADEETESQRLDADEETVTREFLQMLEDEGSNEFKDIPHFQLDKAEDDTAGDSDSKVYLPDLGKGLGCVVQTRDGGYLAAVNPLDSLVARKDMPKLAMQVSKPMVIPSDKSLNGFELFQKMAAVGVEKLSSQISSSMPLDEIMGKTAEQIAFEGIASSIIQGRNKEGANSSAARTIAAVKVMATAMNTGRKERIATGIWNVSENPLTAEEILAFSLQKIEGMAVEALKVQAEMAEEEPPFDVSALSGKAITQDQPLDSAIPLENWTKDYGLTSSEDQLGDPETLTLALVVQLRDPLRRYEAVGGPVFALVHASSGDIEPKKNDEEKRFKVMSLHVGGLKVGTPGKRNIWDSERHRLTAMQWLVAYGLGKSGRKGKQVVSKGQDMLWSLSSRVMADMWLKTMRNPDVKFAK, from the coding sequence ATGGCAACTGCAACGGGTCGGAGAAACTCCAATACTCAGCTTTTGGATGAACTGGAAGCACTTAGTCAATCCCTGTATCAATCCCACATCTCTACTACTCGAAGAACTGCTTCCCTTGCTCTTCCTCGTTCTTCTCTTCCACCTACTGATGAGGTCCCCGAAGTTAAATTTGAAGATAATAAGCACAGTGCTAGGCCCCGAGCTCGGCGTTTGTCTTTGTCACCTTGGCGTTCCAGACCAAAAGCTGACGACCAGAATGATAACCAGGTTCAGGCCACGAGACCAAATCAGTTAGAAGCGAAAGCTGTGTCAACTGAAAAGAAAGGGATATGGAATTGGAAGCCGATTCGAGCGCTTACGCATATCGGGATGCAAAAGCTGAGTTGCTTGTTATCTGTTGAAGTTGTGACTGCGCAAGGCCTTCCTGCTTCCATGAATGGTCTGCGACTTTCCGTTTGTGTTCGGAAGAAAGAAACCAAAGATGGAGCTGTTAACACCATGCCGTCACGGGTATCACAAGGAGCTGCGGATTTTGAAGAGACTCTTTTTGTTAGGTGCCATGTATATTGCAGTTCTGGCAATGGAAAGCCTACGAAATTTGAGCCTCGTCCGTTTTGGATCTATCTGGTTGCTGTTGATGCTGAAGAGCTTGATTTTGGGAGAAACACTGTGGATTTGAGTCTCCTTATTCAGGAGTCTGTGGAGAAGAGCTACGAAGGAACTCGGGTTCGGCAATGGGACAAAAGTTTCAATCTATTAGGGAAGGCGAAAGGGGGAGAACTCATTGTGAAATTGGGATTTCAGATCATGGAAAAAGATGGAGGAATTGGTATTTACAATCAAGCCTCGGGAGGATTGCAAAGCACCAAATCCAAGAATTTTTCAGCATCTTTTGCTCGTAAGCAATCGAAAACATCTTTTAGTGTTCCTAGTCCGAGGATGATGAGCCGATCAGAAGCTTGGACTCCTTCACAAACAGGGGTGACACCTGATCTTCAAGGACTAGATGATTTGAACCTCGATGAACCGGCGACGGTTCCTTCATCCTCTGTCTCCGTTCAGAAATCAGAAGAACCggaaaagatggaagagatTGACCTCCCAGAGTTTGATGTTGAAGACAAGGGGGTCGAAATTCAAGAGAAAGAACTCAAAGAAGCCGAGGAAGAAGAACCCGAAGACAATAAATCAGTTTCAAGTGAGGTTGTCAAGGAGATGGTGAATGATCAGTTACATAAGACAAGGTTAACTGAGCTTGATTCGATTGCCCGGCAGATTAAAGCTCTTGAATCTATGATGGGGGATGAAAAGATTGTCAAAGCTGATGAAGAAACAGAGTCACAAAGGCTGGATGCTGATGAAGAAACTGTAACAAGGGAATTTCTCCAGATGTTAGAGGATGAAGGAAGCAATGAATTTAAAGATATTCCACATTTTCAACTCGACAAAGCTGAGGATGATACCGCTGGTGATTCTGATTCTAAAGTATATCTCCCTGATCTAGGAAAGGGGCTAGGCTGTGTGGTTCAAACAAGAGATGGAGGCTACTTAGCTGCTGTGAATCCATTGGATTCCTTGGTTGCTAGAAAAGACATGCCAAAATTAGCTATGCAGGTGTCGAAACCAATGGTTATCCCATCGGATAAATCATTGAATGGTTTTGAACTATTTCAGAAGATGGCAGCCGTTGGAGTTGAGAAACTCAGCTCCCAGATTTCATCTTCGATGCCCCTGGATGAAATAATGGGTAAAACTGCAGAGCAGATAGCTTTTGAAGGAATTGCTTCTTCTATTATCCAAGGGAGAAACAAGGAAGGTGCTAACTCGAGTGCAGCTCGCACCATTGCAGCTGTAAAAGTCATGGCGACTGCGATGAACACCGGCAGGAAAGAGAGGATCGCGACTGGGATTTGGAATGTGAGCGAAAACCCATTGACGGCTGAGGAAATTCTAGCGTTTTCGCTGCAAAAGATTGAGGGAATGGCAGTTGAAGCCTTGAAAGTACAAGCAGAAATGGCAGAAGAAGAACCACCTTTCGATGTTTCAGCTCTCAGTGGAAAGGCAATAACTCAAGATCAACCACTTGATTCTGCTATTCCACTTGAGAATTGGACTAAGGACTACGGCTTGACTTCTTCCGAAGATCAGCTAGGCGACCCGGAAACACTGACGCTAGCATTGGTCGTGCAACTACGTGACCCCTTGAGGCGATACGAGGCAGTTGGAGGCCCTGTATTTGCACTCGTTCATGCGTCAAGTGGTGACATCGAACCAAAGAAGAATGACGAAGAAAAGAGGTTCAAAGTGATGAGTTTGCATGTTGGAGGCTTGAAGGTAGGAACACCTGGAAAAAGGAACATATGGGATAGCGAAAGGCACAGGCTAACTGCGATGCAGTGGCTGGTAGCATACGGATTGGGCAAGTCTGGAAGAAAAGGTAAACAAGTAGTGTCAAAGGGACAAGATATGTTGTGGAGCCTTTCCTCGAGAGTAATGGCCGACATGTGGCTCAAAACAATGAGAAACCCGGATGTCAAGTTTGCAAAGTAA